The Paenibacillus sophorae genome has a segment encoding these proteins:
- the spoIVA gene encoding stage IV sporulation protein A, with amino-acid sequence MEKVDIFKDIAERTGGDIYLGVVGAVRTGKSTFIKRFMETIVLPNITSEADRVRAVDELPQSAAGKTIMTTEPKFVPNNAVQIKVAEGLEVNVRLVDCVGYAVDGAKGYEDENGPRMISTPWFEEPIPFQEAAEIGTRKVIQEHSTLGVVVTTDGTVAEIPRSSYVDSEERVIAELKEVGKPFVVVINSTRPRSEETQQLRSELAAKYDIPVMALSAATMSEDDVTGVLREVLYEFPVHEVNVNLPSWVMVLPENHWLRSNYENSVRDTVKDIRRLRDVDRLVSQFTEYDFIDRAGLSGMNMGQGVAEIDLYAPEELYDQVLMEVVGVEIRGKDHLLQLMQEFSHAKREYDRFAEALEMVKTTGYGIAAPSLAEMALDEPELIRQGTRFGVRLKATAPSIHMIRVDVESEFSPIIGTEKQSEELVRYLMQDFEKDPIKIWESDIFGRSLHSIVREGIQGKIAMMPDNARYKLQETLGRIINEGSGGLIAIIL; translated from the coding sequence TTGGAAAAAGTGGATATTTTCAAGGACATTGCCGAACGTACCGGCGGGGACATCTATCTGGGAGTCGTCGGCGCGGTCCGCACGGGGAAATCGACATTTATCAAGCGCTTTATGGAAACGATCGTACTGCCTAACATAACGAGTGAGGCGGACCGCGTGCGTGCCGTGGATGAGCTTCCGCAGAGCGCCGCGGGCAAGACGATTATGACGACCGAACCTAAGTTCGTTCCGAACAACGCGGTACAGATCAAGGTTGCCGAGGGGCTTGAGGTTAACGTCAGACTCGTGGATTGTGTCGGCTATGCGGTCGATGGCGCTAAGGGCTATGAGGACGAGAACGGTCCTCGGATGATCTCCACACCTTGGTTCGAAGAGCCGATCCCATTCCAGGAGGCGGCGGAAATCGGCACCCGCAAAGTGATCCAAGAGCATTCGACGCTTGGAGTCGTCGTCACCACGGACGGCACCGTTGCGGAAATTCCGCGCAGCTCGTACGTAGATTCGGAAGAGCGCGTTATTGCGGAACTTAAGGAGGTCGGCAAGCCGTTCGTAGTTGTCATCAACTCCACCCGGCCGAGAAGCGAGGAGACCCAGCAGCTCCGCAGCGAGTTGGCCGCCAAATACGATATTCCGGTCATGGCGCTTAGCGCCGCCACAATGTCCGAGGATGACGTGACCGGCGTGCTGCGTGAAGTATTGTACGAATTCCCCGTGCATGAAGTGAATGTCAATCTGCCGAGCTGGGTGATGGTGCTCCCCGAGAATCACTGGCTGCGCAGCAATTACGAGAATTCCGTTCGCGACACCGTTAAGGATATCCGCCGTCTGCGTGATGTCGACCGGCTGGTTTCCCAGTTTACGGAATATGACTTTATCGACAGAGCCGGACTCAGCGGCATGAATATGGGTCAGGGCGTCGCGGAAATCGACCTGTACGCGCCTGAAGAGCTGTACGACCAGGTGCTGATGGAAGTCGTCGGCGTCGAAATCCGCGGCAAGGACCATCTGCTGCAGCTGATGCAGGAATTCTCCCATGCCAAGCGGGAATACGACCGGTTCGCGGAAGCGCTCGAAATGGTCAAGACGACAGGCTACGGCATCGCCGCTCCTTCCCTGGCCGAAATGGCGCTCGACGAGCCAGAGCTGATTCGTCAGGGCACACGTTTTGGGGTGCGGTTGAAAGCGACGGCTCCGTCTATCCATATGATCCGCGTCGATGTTGAATCTGAATTCTCGCCGATCATCGGCACGGAGAAGCAGAGCGAAGAGCTTGTCCGCTATCTGATGCAGGATTTTGAGAAAGACCCGATCAAGATCTGGGAGTCGGATATTTTCGGCCGGTCGCTGCACAGCATCGTCCGGGAGGGCATTCAGGGCAAGATCGCCATGATGCCGGACAACGCCCGCTACAAGCTGCAGGAAACGCTGGGCCGCATTATTAACGAAGGGTCCGGCGGTTTGATTGCCATTATCCTTTAA
- a CDS encoding NAD(P)H-dependent glycerol-3-phosphate dehydrogenase, with protein MSDKVAVLVAGSWGTALASVLAANHPEVYLWTRNASQSEEINAKHTNERYLPGAVLPDNIIATTDMAEAVADAKAVVIVAPSSGMRQVARSLKAHWKEEMLCVHATKGFETETMKRMSTVISEELGCDEGRVVVLSGPSHAEEVVRHCPTTVVVASLDEKAAIRAQDLFMNNDFRVYTNRDMLGVELAGALKNIIALGAGMSDGLGYGDNAKAALITRGIAEISRVGVELGANPLTFAGLAGIGDLVVTATSKHSRNWRAGSLLGQGKPLNEVLESMGMVVEGIRTTQAAYAISAKLGVQMPITDQIYHVLFLGRSPREAVEALMGRDPKAELESISQETWEQWHT; from the coding sequence TTGTCTGACAAAGTCGCCGTACTCGTCGCGGGCAGTTGGGGCACGGCGCTGGCAAGCGTTCTGGCGGCGAACCATCCGGAGGTTTATCTATGGACGCGCAACGCATCCCAGTCGGAGGAGATCAACGCCAAGCATACCAATGAGCGTTATTTGCCGGGAGCGGTTCTTCCCGATAACATAATCGCCACAACCGATATGGCAGAGGCGGTCGCGGATGCCAAAGCGGTCGTCATCGTGGCTCCTTCATCGGGCATGCGTCAGGTCGCCCGCAGCCTGAAGGCTCACTGGAAGGAAGAGATGCTATGCGTTCATGCGACCAAAGGCTTTGAGACGGAGACCATGAAACGGATGTCCACGGTTATATCCGAGGAGCTTGGCTGTGATGAAGGACGCGTCGTTGTCCTCTCCGGTCCGAGCCATGCGGAGGAGGTTGTCCGCCATTGTCCGACAACGGTTGTCGTCGCTTCTTTGGATGAGAAAGCCGCGATACGGGCTCAGGATTTGTTTATGAACAATGACTTCCGGGTGTACACGAATCGGGATATGCTCGGCGTGGAATTAGCGGGAGCGCTCAAGAACATCATTGCGCTCGGCGCAGGGATGTCCGACGGCCTCGGATACGGCGATAACGCCAAGGCAGCGCTGATTACCCGGGGCATTGCGGAAATCTCCCGTGTCGGCGTGGAGCTCGGGGCGAACCCTCTGACGTTCGCCGGTCTCGCCGGAATCGGCGACCTTGTCGTAACGGCGACAAGCAAGCACAGCCGCAACTGGCGGGCAGGCTCGCTGCTCGGACAGGGCAAGCCGCTGAATGAGGTGCTGGAGTCGATGGGCATGGTTGTAGAAGGTATACGTACAACCCAGGCAGCCTATGCCATCTCCGCCAAATTGGGCGTGCAAATGCCGATTACAGACCAAATTTATCATGTGCTGTTCCTTGGCCGGAGTCCGCGGGAAGCGGTCGAGGCTCTTATGGGACGCGATCCAAAGGCCGAACTCGAGTCCATTTCCCAGGAAACCTGGGAGCAATGGCATACGTGA
- a CDS encoding 2Fe-2S iron-sulfur cluster-binding protein, whose amino-acid sequence MKPHRGYKVVFLPEGRQIEIAGGISLLKAARKAGVTIATRCDGKAGCLMCKVKIEEETAGAVKPPGDIERRKLGSQLNDGVRLACQAVVRGDVRVTVPEDPLKAAVRRRLEEARRGHEDELW is encoded by the coding sequence ATGAAACCACATAGAGGATATAAGGTTGTCTTTTTGCCGGAGGGGAGACAGATCGAGATTGCCGGAGGCATATCGCTGCTCAAGGCGGCGCGCAAGGCGGGCGTTACAATAGCTACCCGCTGCGACGGAAAAGCCGGCTGCCTGATGTGCAAGGTCAAGATTGAGGAAGAGACTGCAGGTGCGGTTAAGCCCCCTGGAGATATCGAACGGCGCAAGCTTGGCAGCCAGTTGAACGATGGCGTCCGTCTGGCCTGTCAGGCCGTAGTACGGGGGGACGTCCGTGTGACCGTGCCTGAAGACCCTTTGAAAGCTGCCGTACGGCGCAGGCTGGAAGAGGCGCGGCGCGGCCACGAGGATGAATTGTGGTAA
- the mtrB gene encoding trp RNA-binding attenuation protein MtrB, whose product MSDSKNAAVPDVAASDYIVVKAKENGVQVIGLTRGLDTRFHHTEKLDKGEVMIAQFTDLTSAMKIRGKAEIMTKHGQLESGI is encoded by the coding sequence ATGAGCGACAGCAAAAACGCAGCCGTCCCGGATGTGGCGGCAAGCGATTATATCGTGGTCAAGGCGAAAGAGAACGGCGTGCAGGTGATTGGACTTACGAGAGGCCTGGATACCCGTTTTCATCATACCGAAAAGCTAGACAAAGGCGAGGTGATGATTGCCCAGTTTACCGATCTTACCTCTGCGATGAAGATCCGCGGCAAGGCGGAGATTATGACCAAGCACGGACAATTGGAAAGCGGGATCTGA
- a CDS encoding demethylmenaquinone methyltransferase gives MNKSTAAGDNGIKPKEQFVHSVFEKIAGKYDTMNDILSFRRHKAWRRFAMVKMAMRRGDTAVDLCCGTCDWSIALAESSETGGVMGLDFSEGMLAVGRRKVEERGLGDRISLVQGNAMNLPFGDCSFDYATIGFGLRNVPDPVQVLSEMKRVVKPGGMVVCLELSKPTVQPFKGIYYFYLTRMLPLIGKLFAKSYEQYKWLPESLAMFPDRRQLEQIFRETGLEHVESFPLTGGIAALHIGLKENVDV, from the coding sequence ATGAATAAGTCAACAGCGGCCGGTGATAATGGGATTAAGCCGAAGGAACAGTTTGTGCATTCCGTATTTGAGAAAATCGCCGGAAAGTACGATACAATGAACGATATACTCAGCTTCCGGCGTCACAAGGCCTGGAGGCGGTTTGCCATGGTCAAGATGGCGATGCGCCGCGGGGATACCGCCGTCGATCTATGCTGCGGCACCTGCGACTGGAGCATCGCGCTGGCTGAGAGCAGCGAGACCGGAGGCGTCATGGGACTCGACTTCAGCGAGGGTATGCTCGCCGTAGGCCGCCGCAAGGTGGAAGAGCGGGGGCTCGGCGACCGGATCTCCCTCGTACAGGGCAACGCGATGAATCTTCCGTTCGGTGACTGCTCCTTCGATTACGCTACCATCGGCTTCGGTCTGCGTAATGTGCCTGATCCCGTTCAGGTGCTTAGCGAAATGAAGCGCGTGGTGAAGCCCGGCGGGATGGTTGTCTGCCTGGAATTGTCCAAACCTACAGTCCAGCCATTCAAAGGCATTTATTATTTCTACCTCACACGGATGCTGCCGCTGATCGGCAAGCTGTTCGCGAAAAGCTACGAGCAGTACAAATGGCTTCCCGAATCGCTTGCGATGTTTCCGGACCGAAGGCAGCTGGAGCAGATCTTCCGTGAAACCGGTCTGGAGCACGTGGAATCCTTCCCCTTGACTGGAGGCATCGCGGCATTACACATTGGGCTCAAGGAGAATGTGGATGTTTAA
- a CDS encoding UbiX family flavin prenyltransferase, protein MSNSRSKGFIVGITGASGAIYGVRLTETLLSLGLTVHLVISNAGWRVLKEELGWNVSDREGVLNDHFRGRPGSLLYHPVADIGASIASGSFRTEGMIIMPCSMGTLSAVANGSSDNLMTRAADVMLKEGRPLVLVPRETPLHAIHLENMLKLSRLGVRIIPAMPAFYFGPQSMDDLVNFMVGKVLDSFGIDHALFRRWGD, encoded by the coding sequence ATGAGCAATTCAAGATCGAAGGGCTTTATAGTCGGCATTACGGGGGCCAGCGGCGCGATATACGGGGTACGACTGACGGAAACGCTGCTGTCTCTAGGGCTTACGGTGCATCTCGTTATTAGCAATGCGGGCTGGCGGGTTCTGAAAGAAGAGCTGGGCTGGAACGTCTCGGACCGGGAGGGCGTTCTGAATGATCATTTCAGAGGCCGTCCCGGTTCTCTGCTCTATCACCCCGTCGCCGATATCGGAGCTTCCATCGCGAGCGGCTCCTTCCGGACGGAAGGGATGATTATCATGCCCTGTTCCATGGGAACGCTGTCGGCCGTAGCGAACGGCTCCTCCGACAATTTGATGACCCGCGCCGCAGATGTGATGCTGAAGGAGGGGCGTCCGCTAGTGCTCGTCCCCCGGGAGACGCCGCTGCATGCGATACATTTGGAAAATATGCTGAAGCTGTCCCGGCTCGGCGTTCGAATCATTCCGGCCATGCCGGCTTTTTATTTCGGGCCGCAAAGCATGGATGATCTGGTCAACTTTATGGTCGGGAAGGTGTTGGACAGCTTCGGAATTGATCACGCTTTATTTCGCAGATGGGGGGATTAA
- a CDS encoding UbiA-like polyprenyltransferase, whose translation MFKKISIFLQMIKFEHTLFALPFAFMGALLGSMVMSGSLPSWRDIGWIIIAMFGARSAAMGLNRLIDRVSDAKNPRTAGRAIPAGLLKAGEVIVFVAISFFLLFWAAFKLNPLSAKLLPIAVFLLVFYSFTKRFTWACHLILGLTIALAPLGGWVAVTGKVDWTAMVFYFTIMFWTAGFDVIYSCQDVEFDKKEGLHSIPVRFGVAGALKIAKVFHVLTGIGFISLLFMAHLSWWYIAGMLIAYIILFYEHHIVSPNDLSRLQTAFFTMNGVLSIVVFSFTLIDLVVQTNK comes from the coding sequence ATGTTTAAGAAAATTAGTATTTTTCTGCAAATGATTAAGTTTGAACACACGTTATTCGCTCTTCCGTTTGCATTTATGGGCGCATTGCTCGGCTCGATGGTGATGTCCGGCTCGCTTCCTTCCTGGAGGGATATCGGCTGGATCATCATTGCCATGTTCGGCGCCCGCAGCGCCGCGATGGGACTGAACCGGTTAATTGACCGCGTAAGCGACGCCAAGAATCCGCGTACGGCAGGTAGAGCCATTCCAGCGGGATTGTTGAAGGCGGGAGAAGTGATTGTCTTTGTCGCCATTTCCTTCTTCCTGTTGTTCTGGGCCGCGTTCAAGCTGAACCCGCTGTCAGCGAAATTGCTGCCGATTGCGGTGTTCCTGCTTGTGTTTTATTCATTTACGAAGCGTTTTACCTGGGCCTGCCACCTGATTCTGGGCCTCACGATTGCGCTGGCCCCGCTCGGGGGATGGGTCGCGGTCACCGGCAAGGTGGACTGGACCGCTATGGTATTTTATTTTACCATCATGTTCTGGACGGCCGGGTTTGACGTTATTTATTCCTGTCAGGATGTGGAGTTCGACAAGAAGGAAGGGCTTCACTCCATACCGGTCCGCTTCGGTGTTGCGGGAGCGCTTAAGATCGCCAAGGTATTTCATGTCTTGACCGGCATAGGCTTCATATCCTTGCTGTTCATGGCCCATCTGAGCTGGTGGTATATCGCAGGCATGCTGATTGCCTACATTATTTTGTTCTATGAGCATCATATCGTTTCCCCGAACGATCTGAGCCGTCTGCAAACGGCATTTTTCACGATGAACGGGGTGCTCAGCATCGTCGTGTTCTCTTTTACCTTGATTGACCTGGTGGTGCAGACCAACAAATGA
- the plsY gene encoding glycerol-3-phosphate 1-O-acyltransferase PlsY has translation MAFEILVIVISYLLGSVSFSVLLARLIKGIDIRHYGSGNAGATNTLRVLGTGPAILVLILDVLKGIIAVWLGVWADGWGGWVSAACGIAAIIGHNWPLYFHFKGGKGIATTIGVMATLALVPALYAGVIAILSIFVTRYVSLGSLLFVALTPVFLLFTGFTYPVLWTSLIIAVFAFWRHRTNIIKIAQRRENKIGSKSKGGKRVV, from the coding sequence GTGGCGTTTGAAATTTTGGTAATTGTGATTAGTTATCTGCTTGGGTCCGTCAGCTTTAGCGTTCTGCTGGCAAGGCTGATTAAGGGCATTGATATCCGCCATTACGGCAGCGGCAACGCCGGAGCAACCAATACGCTGCGGGTTCTCGGTACAGGACCCGCCATACTGGTGCTGATCCTGGATGTGCTTAAAGGCATTATCGCCGTTTGGCTCGGGGTATGGGCGGACGGATGGGGAGGCTGGGTCTCCGCAGCCTGCGGTATTGCGGCGATTATCGGGCATAACTGGCCGCTTTACTTTCATTTCAAAGGCGGGAAAGGTATCGCGACCACGATTGGCGTAATGGCGACACTAGCCTTGGTGCCTGCGCTGTACGCCGGTGTTATCGCCATTCTGTCCATCTTTGTCACCCGTTACGTCTCGCTCGGTTCACTTCTGTTCGTTGCATTGACGCCGGTGTTCCTGCTGTTCACCGGGTTTACATATCCGGTGCTGTGGACTAGCCTTATCATCGCCGTGTTTGCATTCTGGCGGCACCGGACGAATATAATTAAAATCGCGCAGCGGCGCGAGAACAAAATCGGTTCCAAGTCCAAAGGAGGGAAGCGAGTTGTCTGA
- a CDS encoding stage VI sporulation protein F: MSRNFSKDALNAINKKAGKNISEGAVKRLAGTVKPGTLQSEAQLRQLIKQVSAMANVPVSEATIKEIISAVKKTGANPSSMETLMKMMLKK; the protein is encoded by the coding sequence ATGAGCCGAAATTTTTCCAAGGACGCCTTGAACGCCATCAATAAAAAGGCGGGCAAAAATATCTCGGAAGGCGCCGTTAAAAGGCTGGCCGGTACGGTAAAGCCGGGAACGCTGCAGAGTGAAGCCCAGCTCCGCCAATTGATCAAGCAGGTATCTGCGATGGCCAATGTGCCGGTCAGCGAAGCAACGATTAAGGAAATTATTAGTGCTGTGAAGAAGACCGGGGCGAATCCGAGCAGTATGGAAACCTTAATGAAAATGATGCTTAAAAAATAG
- a CDS encoding heptaprenyl diphosphate synthase component 1: MKPYRIPQLAKTYTDYDMIQRHTDLPPFPDARVSLLYIFLNHGAVRKPDAELCGLVTALVQLGLDTHESIDLSADPPGEDAMRSRQLKVLAGDYFSSWFYHILAKSGEIGIVGSLSAAIADFNVLKAQLYLKAKEMILSAETYLQAAVQLNMRLFLSFTPLIDRPFAEAWQNLLYEFSRCETIAVELKRGASTAEALHGYCFWHLLEAANDEERRQLRERKLGPKEWKKLKMKYKCESLLTDKLHQAMDSIQKIFLDLRDESLARELRGTLDRFHLQLKLSGQAAGEA; this comes from the coding sequence ATGAAACCGTACCGCATACCGCAACTGGCTAAAACTTATACGGACTACGATATGATTCAGCGGCATACGGACCTGCCGCCATTTCCGGATGCCCGGGTATCATTGTTATATATATTTCTGAACCATGGCGCCGTCAGGAAGCCTGACGCGGAGCTGTGCGGGCTCGTTACCGCACTCGTGCAGCTTGGACTGGATACCCATGAGTCGATTGATCTTTCGGCAGACCCTCCCGGGGAGGATGCTATGCGCTCACGGCAGTTGAAGGTGCTGGCGGGAGATTATTTCAGCAGTTGGTTTTATCATATTTTAGCCAAGAGCGGGGAAATAGGAATCGTTGGTTCCTTAAGCGCGGCAATCGCCGATTTTAATGTACTTAAGGCGCAGCTGTACCTCAAGGCGAAAGAGATGATTCTTTCGGCTGAAACTTATTTGCAGGCCGCGGTGCAGCTGAACATGCGGCTCTTTCTGTCTTTTACCCCCCTGATCGACCGTCCTTTTGCCGAGGCGTGGCAGAATCTGCTGTATGAATTCAGCCGGTGCGAGACCATAGCGGTAGAACTGAAGCGGGGAGCTTCGACTGCCGAAGCGCTGCATGGCTACTGCTTCTGGCATTTGCTGGAGGCGGCTAACGATGAGGAGAGACGGCAGCTGCGGGAACGGAAGCTCGGACCCAAAGAATGGAAGAAGCTGAAAATGAAGTATAAATGCGAATCCCTGTTGACGGACAAGCTGCACCAGGCGATGGATTCCATTCAGAAGATCTTTCTGGATCTCAGGGACGAAAGCCTGGCCCGCGAGCTGCGGGGGACGCTTGACCGTTTCCATCTGCAGTTGAAACTGTCGGGACAAGCTGCGGGGGAGGCATAG
- a CDS encoding HU family DNA-binding protein, with translation MNKSDLINQVTEATELPKKDVTKAVDAVFEAITEALQGGDKVQLVGFGNFEVRERSARKGRNPQTGEEIEIPSSKVPAFKPGKALKDGIK, from the coding sequence ATGAATAAATCTGATTTGATCAACCAAGTAACGGAAGCAACTGAACTTCCCAAGAAAGATGTTACCAAAGCAGTAGACGCCGTATTCGAGGCGATTACGGAAGCTTTGCAGGGCGGTGACAAAGTGCAGCTGGTCGGATTTGGAAACTTCGAAGTCCGCGAACGTTCCGCACGTAAAGGCCGCAATCCGCAAACCGGTGAAGAAATCGAAATTCCTTCGAGCAAAGTTCCGGCTTTCAAACCGGGAAAGGCGCTTAAAGACGGAATTAAATAA
- a CDS encoding DUF3939 domain-containing protein, whose amino-acid sequence MGIIRGVTLPPVRAAGVLVTLLLTLFLSGCLYTGREEGRIAVSYREEVSRVQSAVDDFYQEEGLLPILNADRATPRFEKFRIDLDKLNKKGYLDDIPAVAFEKGGSAYFLLLDEERSPTVKVMDLVTVQAVNDVQRKVNLYRSVNNEELPAAGERYPDLYKIDGNKAGTENQKLTSVYSGVAMDFIMDKTGVVYADYAFDIMSAIDKTGVQPAPDEDLRSLLLGSSWFVPVKSLPYYWVGGQPVPRASSEEQGAE is encoded by the coding sequence GTGGGAATCATTAGAGGAGTCACTCTGCCGCCTGTACGCGCCGCGGGCGTGCTGGTAACGCTGCTCCTAACTCTTTTCCTGTCCGGCTGCCTGTATACCGGCAGGGAGGAAGGAAGGATCGCCGTCAGCTACCGTGAAGAAGTGAGTCGGGTTCAGTCCGCTGTCGACGATTTCTATCAGGAGGAGGGCCTGCTTCCGATCTTGAACGCTGACAGGGCGACGCCAAGGTTCGAGAAATTCCGGATTGATCTGGACAAGCTGAACAAAAAGGGATATTTGGACGATATTCCGGCGGTGGCCTTCGAGAAAGGAGGCAGCGCCTACTTTTTGCTGCTGGATGAGGAGAGAAGTCCGACGGTTAAGGTGATGGATCTCGTTACGGTTCAGGCCGTGAACGATGTTCAGCGGAAGGTGAATCTGTACCGTTCGGTCAATAACGAGGAACTACCCGCCGCCGGTGAGCGGTATCCAGATCTCTACAAGATCGACGGCAACAAGGCCGGGACGGAGAATCAGAAGCTGACAAGCGTATACTCCGGCGTGGCGATGGATTTTATAATGGATAAGACCGGCGTTGTATACGCTGATTACGCATTCGACATTATGTCAGCGATAGACAAGACGGGCGTGCAGCCAGCCCCGGACGAGGATCTGCGCTCGCTGCTGCTGGGAAGTTCCTGGTTCGTCCCTGTCAAATCGCTCCCGTATTACTGGGTGGGGGGCCAACCTGTTCCCCGAGCATCATCCGAAGAGCAAGGAGCGGAGTAA
- a CDS encoding menaquinone biosynthetic enzyme MqnA/MqnD family protein, with translation MKSGPAVIGKISYTNSWPVFFNFDPSALSFPARMVSEVPSVLNRGMARGDIDIGALSSFAFAEASDRLLVLPGLSVSSDGPVRSILLFSNGTVEEAANGTVAVTNTSATSVNLLKILLEKAVGGNPEYISAEPNLEKMMEQADACLLIGDHAIRAMWQNKKYRVTDLGEMWKRWTGLGMTFAVWAVSRKSALDIPEAVAEICQALIESKRRGLRNLAPIVSEACNRIGGDPGYWSGYFQNLCYDFGERQQEGLNLYFRYANEMGLLPQKVKMEFWSDNLLTRVKE, from the coding sequence ATGAAGAGCGGTCCTGCCGTAATCGGCAAAATCAGCTATACCAATTCATGGCCCGTTTTTTTTAACTTTGATCCTTCTGCTCTATCTTTTCCTGCGCGGATGGTTAGCGAGGTCCCTTCCGTGCTGAATCGCGGCATGGCCCGCGGCGATATTGATATTGGGGCGCTGTCTTCTTTTGCATTTGCCGAAGCGAGCGACAGGCTGCTGGTGCTGCCGGGCCTGTCCGTCAGCTCGGACGGTCCCGTGAGGTCGATTCTTTTGTTCTCGAATGGAACGGTGGAAGAAGCGGCGAATGGAACGGTCGCCGTGACGAACACATCGGCTACATCGGTGAATCTGCTGAAAATTTTGCTGGAGAAGGCTGTGGGCGGAAATCCGGAATACATAAGCGCTGAGCCTAATCTGGAGAAGATGATGGAACAGGCGGATGCCTGTCTGTTGATTGGCGATCATGCGATCCGGGCAATGTGGCAGAATAAGAAGTATAGAGTTACCGACCTGGGCGAGATGTGGAAACGGTGGACGGGACTTGGGATGACCTTTGCGGTATGGGCCGTAAGCCGTAAATCGGCGCTGGATATACCAGAGGCGGTCGCTGAGATCTGCCAAGCCTTAATCGAGAGCAAGCGTCGGGGACTGAGGAATCTGGCGCCGATTGTCTCGGAGGCCTGCAATCGAATCGGTGGCGATCCCGGATACTGGTCTGGTTATTTCCAGAATTTGTGTTATGATTTTGGAGAAAGGCAGCAGGAAGGTTTGAATCTCTATTTCCGTTATGCCAATGAAATGGGGCTGCTGCCGCAGAAGGTGAAAATGGAGTTTTGGAGCGATAATCTGCTGACACGGGTGAAGGAATGA
- a CDS encoding DUF2768 family protein gives MDPMTKMWMSLIAILIMGLSVFLITFARSRTKGLLRGVLSVIAFVIMLIGLLGGVASIM, from the coding sequence ATGGACCCGATGACTAAAATGTGGATGTCCCTGATTGCCATTTTGATTATGGGTCTGTCCGTATTTCTCATTACGTTTGCCCGCAGCAGGACGAAAGGCCTGCTCCGCGGAGTGTTGTCCGTCATCGCTTTTGTCATCATGCTTATCGGATTGCTTGGCGGCGTGGCCTCAATTATGTAA